One Streptomyces sp. CNQ-509 DNA window includes the following coding sequences:
- a CDS encoding transglycosylase domain-containing protein: MAYKRPGGGLTATQQAAKFLGVSVLAGSVLAGLALPAAGLLGLTAKGTVAEFDDIPADLKRPPLSQKTTILDREGGHLADVYSRNRTVVEFDDIAPVMRQAIVAIEDERFYEHGAVDLQGILRALNSNAQSGTVSEGASTLTQQYVKNLFVEEAGNDAQKVAEATRQTLGRKIQELKYAIQVEKELTKDEILENYLNIAFFGQQAYGIEAAAERYFSKSADKLTLAESAMLAGIVQSPSRYDPINNPEAAEKRRNTVLRRMAGNDNVTRAEADKAMKEPLGLKISEPRNGCITAVSGAAFFCDYVREVLLDDKGFGKTPEQRVKRWNRGGLTIRTTLDPVAQKSASESIKSHVYQDDAVATAVTMVEPGTGKIRAMGQSRPYGSGKNELMINLSVEKSMNGSNYGFQVGSTFKPLTAAAALEKGVPNTKVYPSPNEMPYPSPVETCEDGKDWVNTEGSEVANETEEEVGPYSMREATAKSINTYFVDLISEIGICPVKELAQSMGVHRGDGKDLEESPSLTLGGQTIAPLAMANAYATFANRGEYCSPVAIESIKDAKGKKVPVPKTQCKRVMSEKTAGTINTLLSGVVEDGTGKEAGLTGRDNAGKTGTTDERKAAWFVGYTADLAGAVWVGGPLDDVSMENIQIGPTYHDRVFGGAVPGPIWRDAMDGALAGKTSPELYKVPVPVDRPDKGKGDDDDEDDEDKPENPLGGLLGGSNGNGGGNGGGGPGGGTLDGGSLDGGWSDGGNGGWPDGR; this comes from the coding sequence ATGGCCTACAAGCGCCCGGGTGGCGGACTCACCGCCACGCAGCAAGCCGCGAAGTTCCTCGGCGTCAGCGTCCTCGCCGGCTCCGTGCTCGCGGGCCTCGCGCTGCCCGCCGCCGGTCTGCTGGGTCTGACGGCCAAGGGCACGGTCGCGGAGTTCGACGATATCCCCGCAGACCTCAAGCGCCCGCCGCTGAGCCAGAAGACCACGATCCTCGACCGCGAGGGCGGCCACCTGGCCGACGTCTATTCGCGCAACCGCACGGTCGTCGAGTTCGACGACATCGCGCCGGTGATGCGGCAGGCGATCGTCGCGATCGAGGACGAGCGGTTCTACGAGCACGGGGCCGTCGACCTCCAGGGCATCCTGCGCGCGCTGAACAGCAACGCGCAGTCCGGCACGGTCTCCGAAGGCGCCTCCACGCTCACCCAGCAGTACGTGAAGAACCTCTTCGTCGAAGAGGCGGGCAACGACGCCCAGAAGGTCGCCGAGGCCACCCGGCAGACGCTCGGGCGCAAGATCCAGGAGCTGAAGTACGCGATCCAGGTCGAGAAGGAGCTGACCAAGGACGAGATCCTGGAGAACTACCTGAACATCGCCTTCTTCGGCCAGCAGGCGTACGGCATCGAGGCCGCCGCCGAGCGCTACTTCAGCAAGTCCGCAGACAAGCTGACCCTCGCCGAGTCCGCGATGCTCGCCGGCATCGTGCAGTCCCCGAGCCGGTACGACCCGATCAACAACCCGGAAGCGGCGGAGAAGCGCCGCAACACCGTGCTGCGGCGCATGGCCGGCAACGACAACGTCACCCGGGCCGAGGCCGACAAGGCCATGAAGGAACCGCTGGGCCTCAAGATCAGCGAGCCGCGCAACGGGTGTATCACCGCGGTCAGCGGCGCCGCGTTCTTCTGCGACTACGTACGCGAAGTGCTGCTCGACGACAAGGGCTTCGGGAAGACGCCCGAGCAGCGGGTCAAGCGCTGGAACCGCGGCGGCCTGACCATCCGCACCACGCTCGACCCGGTGGCGCAGAAGTCCGCCAGCGAGTCGATCAAGAGCCACGTCTACCAGGACGACGCCGTCGCCACCGCCGTGACCATGGTGGAGCCCGGCACCGGCAAGATCCGCGCGATGGGGCAGTCCAGGCCGTACGGCTCGGGCAAGAACGAGTTGATGATCAACCTGTCCGTGGAGAAGTCCATGAACGGGTCCAACTACGGCTTCCAGGTCGGCTCCACCTTCAAGCCGCTCACCGCCGCGGCGGCGCTGGAGAAGGGCGTGCCGAACACGAAGGTGTACCCGTCGCCGAACGAGATGCCGTATCCGAGCCCGGTGGAGACGTGCGAGGACGGCAAGGACTGGGTGAACACCGAGGGCTCCGAAGTCGCGAACGAGACGGAGGAGGAGGTCGGCCCGTACAGCATGCGCGAGGCCACCGCCAAGTCCATCAACACCTACTTCGTCGACCTCATCTCGGAGATCGGCATCTGCCCGGTCAAGGAACTGGCGCAGAGCATGGGCGTCCACCGGGGCGACGGCAAGGATCTGGAGGAGTCCCCCTCGCTCACCCTCGGCGGCCAGACCATCGCGCCGCTGGCGATGGCCAACGCCTACGCGACCTTCGCCAACCGCGGCGAGTACTGCAGCCCGGTCGCCATCGAGTCGATCAAGGACGCGAAGGGCAAGAAGGTCCCGGTGCCGAAGACGCAGTGCAAGCGCGTCATGTCGGAGAAGACGGCCGGCACGATAAACACCCTGCTGTCGGGCGTCGTCGAGGACGGCACCGGCAAGGAGGCGGGGCTGACCGGGCGGGACAACGCGGGCAAGACCGGCACGACGGACGAGCGGAAGGCCGCCTGGTTCGTCGGCTACACCGCGGACCTCGCCGGCGCAGTGTGGGTCGGCGGGCCGCTGGACGACGTCTCCATGGAGAACATCCAGATCGGCCCCACGTATCACGACCGCGTCTTCGGCGGCGCGGTCCCCGGCCCGATCTGGCGCGACGCCATGGACGGCGCCCTGGCGGGCAAGACCTCGCCCGAGCTGTACAAGGTCCCGGTGCCGGTGGACCGCCCCGACAAGGGCAAGGGCGACGATGACGACGAAGACGACGAGGACAAGCCGGAGAACCCGCTGGGCGGCCTCCTCGGAGGCAGCAACGGCAACGGCGGCGGGAACGGCGGCGGTGGCCCCGGCGGCGGCACGCTCGACGGGGGCTCGCTGGACGGCGGCTGGTCGGACGGCGGAAACGGCGGCTGGCCGGACGGCAGGTGA
- a CDS encoding metallophosphoesterase encodes MRARYGVPLGLAALSAGGVAYAAVVEPRAFRVRRVTVPVLPEGMHPLRILQISDIHMVSGQQAKRRWLQSLAGLRPDLVVNTGDNLSDPDAVPELLDALGPLMEFPGTYVFGSNDYYAPTFRNPGRYLIEKARGIHGLNGRDRLRHNVPRNPWEGMRDAFDAAGWVGLDNSRGRLKLDSGAVLGLTGLDDPHIKHDRYTAVAGGPDPDADFSLALVHAPYLRVLDAFTADGYPLILAGHTHGGQLCIPFYGALVTNCDLDTNRVKGLSTHTAGSRRSALHVSAGCGANRYTPFRFACPPEATLLTLTPTSGNEFHPTRPGGLQ; translated from the coding sequence ATGCGCGCGCGATACGGAGTGCCCCTGGGTCTGGCCGCTCTCTCGGCCGGCGGCGTCGCCTACGCGGCCGTGGTCGAACCCCGCGCCTTCCGGGTCCGCCGGGTCACCGTCCCCGTACTGCCGGAAGGCATGCACCCGCTGCGCATCCTGCAGATCTCGGACATCCACATGGTCTCGGGCCAGCAGGCCAAGCGCCGCTGGCTGCAGTCGCTGGCGGGCCTGCGGCCCGACCTGGTGGTGAACACGGGCGACAACCTGTCGGACCCCGACGCGGTGCCGGAGCTGCTGGACGCGCTGGGCCCGCTGATGGAGTTCCCCGGGACGTACGTCTTCGGCTCGAACGACTACTACGCGCCCACGTTCCGTAACCCCGGCCGCTACCTGATCGAGAAGGCCCGCGGCATACACGGTCTCAACGGCCGCGACCGCCTCCGCCACAACGTCCCCCGCAACCCCTGGGAGGGCATGCGCGACGCCTTCGACGCGGCGGGATGGGTGGGCCTGGACAACAGCCGCGGCCGGCTGAAGCTGGACAGCGGCGCGGTCCTGGGCCTGACGGGCCTGGACGACCCGCACATCAAGCACGACCGCTACACGGCGGTCGCCGGCGGCCCCGACCCGGACGCGGACTTCTCCCTCGCCCTGGTCCACGCCCCGTACCTACGCGTCCTCGACGCCTTCACCGCCGACGGCTACCCCCTGATCCTCGCCGGCCACACCCACGGCGGCCAGCTCTGCATCCCCTTCTACGGCGCCCTGGTGACCAACTGCGACCTGGACACCAACCGCGTCAAGGGCCTCTCCACCCACACCGCAGGATCCCGCCGCTCCGCCCTCCACGTCTCCGCCGGCTGCGGCGCCAACCGCTACACCCCCTTCCGCTTCGCCTGCCCCCCGGAAGCCACCCTCCTCACCCTCACCCCCACCTCCGGAAACGAATTTCACCCGACCCGCCCGGGTGGGCTACAGTAG
- a CDS encoding DUF488 family protein — MAGHRATPPRDHARALARRVRALREDRGWSRERLAKEAGIAVGTLGRLESEGSIQPGFFTVGAVAEALAVSLDDLFQAAQVTPGLWSAGYEGRDIDSFVAALVDSRVSVVADVRLTPISRKKGFSKTRLKEALAEAGIEYTHLRGLGNPKDNREPFWDGRVEVGRARFRSLLRSDEAQADLDRLAEHAQASRVAVLCFEKDESRCHRQVVLEAIGNRVSVPVNPLA; from the coding sequence ATGGCAGGTCATCGCGCAACGCCTCCCCGCGACCACGCCCGTGCACTCGCCCGGCGGGTACGTGCGTTGCGGGAGGACCGCGGGTGGTCGCGTGAACGACTGGCCAAGGAAGCGGGCATTGCCGTCGGGACGCTGGGCCGTCTGGAGAGCGAGGGGTCGATCCAGCCAGGTTTCTTCACTGTCGGCGCTGTGGCCGAGGCTCTTGCGGTCTCCCTCGACGATCTCTTCCAGGCGGCCCAGGTCACGCCCGGTCTCTGGTCAGCCGGATACGAAGGACGCGACATCGACTCGTTCGTCGCCGCGCTCGTCGACAGCCGTGTCAGCGTCGTGGCGGACGTACGGCTCACCCCGATCAGCCGCAAGAAGGGCTTCAGCAAGACGCGCCTCAAGGAGGCCCTGGCCGAGGCCGGTATCGAGTACACACACCTGCGTGGCCTGGGCAACCCGAAGGACAACCGGGAGCCCTTCTGGGACGGCCGCGTCGAAGTGGGTCGGGCACGCTTCCGCAGCCTTCTGCGGTCCGACGAAGCCCAGGCCGACCTTGACCGCCTGGCGGAGCACGCCCAAGCATCGCGGGTCGCGGTGCTGTGCTTCGAGAAGGACGAGAGCCGCTGCCACCGACAGGTCGTGCTGGAGGCGATCGGGAACCGAGTCTCGGTCCCCGTAAACCCCCTGGCCTGA
- a CDS encoding GatB/YqeY domain-containing protein, protein MTTLKSKLQDDLTAAIKGRDELRAATLRMTLTAITKEEVAGKEARVLSDDEVLKVITREAKKRREAAEAFAQGGRTESAERERAEGEVLADYLPKQLGDEELAALVGEAVAEAKAGGAEGPRAMGAVMKIVNPKVAGRAEGGRVAAAVKRALGQG, encoded by the coding sequence ATGACCACGCTCAAGTCGAAGCTGCAGGACGACCTCACGGCCGCGATCAAGGGCCGGGACGAGCTGCGCGCCGCCACCCTCCGTATGACGCTCACCGCGATCACGAAGGAGGAGGTCGCGGGGAAGGAGGCGCGCGTCCTCTCCGACGACGAGGTGCTGAAGGTGATCACCCGCGAGGCCAAGAAGCGGCGCGAGGCCGCGGAGGCATTCGCGCAGGGTGGCCGTACGGAGTCCGCCGAGCGGGAGCGCGCCGAGGGCGAGGTGCTCGCGGACTACCTGCCGAAACAGCTCGGCGACGAGGAGCTGGCCGCCCTGGTCGGCGAGGCCGTCGCCGAGGCGAAGGCCGGCGGGGCCGAGGGGCCGCGGGCGATGGGGGCCGTGATGAAGATCGTGAACCCCAAGGTCGCGGGCCGGGCCGAGGGCGGGCGCGTGGCCGCCGCGGTCAAGCGCGCCCTCGGTCAGGGGTGA
- a CDS encoding NUDIX hydrolase — MQVEVWSPPPVLLTVDLVILTLREGRLCVLLVERGEDPFQGMLALPGGFLNHAYEEILDAAHRELSEETALTAGWVHLEQLATYGDAGRDPRGRVVSVAHLAITPGLPEPVAGTDAMHAAWVPAEPVLSGEVKLAFDHRRIVMDGIERARTKLEFSALATAFCGEFFTIVELQKVYEAVWGTELDTRNFYRKVQAVKGFIIPAGSGRRATGGRPARLYRAGPKTVLFPPLIRPLLPATEENTRGKGE, encoded by the coding sequence ATGCAAGTTGAGGTATGGTCCCCCCCGCCCGTGCTACTGACGGTCGATCTTGTGATCCTGACGCTGCGTGAAGGGCGACTGTGTGTCCTGCTCGTGGAGCGGGGCGAAGATCCTTTTCAGGGCATGCTGGCTCTGCCCGGTGGATTCCTCAATCACGCTTATGAGGAGATCCTGGACGCTGCCCACCGTGAGCTGAGCGAGGAAACCGCTCTGACAGCTGGATGGGTGCATCTTGAACAGTTGGCCACTTACGGGGACGCAGGCCGTGATCCACGGGGACGAGTCGTTTCCGTGGCCCACTTGGCGATCACGCCGGGACTTCCCGAACCTGTCGCGGGAACAGATGCCATGCATGCTGCGTGGGTTCCCGCGGAACCCGTCCTGTCTGGTGAGGTAAAACTGGCCTTTGATCACCGCCGGATCGTGATGGACGGAATCGAGCGCGCGCGTACTAAGCTCGAGTTCTCGGCGCTGGCCACGGCATTCTGCGGAGAATTCTTCACCATCGTCGAGTTGCAGAAGGTGTACGAGGCAGTTTGGGGAACCGAACTCGACACCCGGAATTTTTATCGAAAAGTCCAGGCCGTAAAGGGGTTCATCATCCCCGCCGGATCGGGACGTAGGGCCACGGGAGGACGGCCCGCGCGGCTGTACCGGGCAGGGCCGAAAACGGTGTTGTTCCCACCATTGATCCGACCTCTGCTGCCCGCAACTGAAGAAAATACGAGAGGAAAAGGGGAGTAG